A single region of the Eleginops maclovinus isolate JMC-PN-2008 ecotype Puerto Natales chromosome 16, JC_Emac_rtc_rv5, whole genome shotgun sequence genome encodes:
- the mafk gene encoding LOW QUALITY PROTEIN: transcription factor MafK (The sequence of the model RefSeq protein was modified relative to this genomic sequence to represent the inferred CDS: deleted 2 bases in 1 codon) — MLVHCCCFVVNSVRILGWSSAGRFIPAVSTHSSASIGNTLLHFLPITVHRYPRTQSVSSVRFWPVVRMQGMTTHFKTSKALRVKKESGENAPAVSDDELVAMSVRELNQHLRGLTKDDVAKLKQRRRTLKNRGYAASCRIKRVTQKEELERQKIDLQHEVNKLARENASMKLELDSLRAKYEALQCFARSVTRGPLSPGKVATTSVITIVKSAHHNNSTPNPYSTVS; from the exons ATGTTGgtacattgttgttgttttgtagtTAATTCAGTACGA ATCCTCGGCTGGTCGTCTGCTGGACGCTTTATCCCCGCTGTCTCTACTCACTCCTCCGCCTCCATCGGAAACACGCTACTCCACTTTTTACCCATCACAGTCCACAGATATCCGCGTACACAGAg TGTGTCTTCTGTGAGATTCTGGCCTGTTGTTCGCATGCAGGGAATGACGACTCATTTTAAGACGAGCAAAGCTTTAAGG GTCAAGAAGGAGTCGGGTGAGAATGCCCCGGCGGTCAGCGACGATGAGTTGGTGGCCATGTCGGTGCGGGAACTCAACCAGCACCTGCGTGGGCTCACTAAGGATGATGTAGCAAAGTTAAAGCAGCGGCGAAGGACCCTGAAGAACCGGGGCTACGCCGCCAGCTGTCGCATCAAACGTGTCACCCagaaggaggagctggagagacaGAAGATAGATCTTCAGCACGAGGTGAACAAGCTGGCCCGCGAGAACGCCAGCATGAAGTTGGAGCTTGATTCCCTGCGAGCCAAGTATGAGGCCCTGCAGTGTTTTGCCCGATCCGTGACCCGTGGGCCCCTCTCGCCGGGGAAGGTGGCAACCACCAGCGTCATCACCATCGTCAAGTCCGCCCACCACAACAACTCCACTCCGAATCCGTACTCTACTGTGTCCTAG